In Mauremys reevesii isolate NIE-2019 linkage group 13, ASM1616193v1, whole genome shotgun sequence, the sequence GTGAGGTCACGGCTGGACTCTGAGGTCAcaattttcctctctctcctccggGGCTCCCAGGCACGGAGCGGGTGCATGGAGATGGGGAGTGGCGCCTCCCTGGAGCCGATCTCCGCGCCAGGGGGAGCCTGCAGCCGGTGCGAGGCAGGGGAGAGACGGGGGCTCTTTGGGTGCTGCGGGCCCAGCGGCTGCGCAGTGAGTGATAGCACAGAGAAGGGTGGATGGACACACACAGGCCTGGCACGAGAAAGCTGGGCCCTGGTACGTCGTGTCCCTTCCCATCTCACTTTCTTTGCACTGAAATTTGGAGGGCTCCCCCGAGCTTGGGACCCTGTTACAATTGTCCTCCCCTGCCCCGATCAGCTCTGCGTGTGCACACGCACAAACTCTGCCTCCCCCGTGCAATACGTGTACAACGCACAGCACGTGCTAGCCGCTCACTGACACACGCTGGCTGGGAAACCTGCTTCCATCCAGGGAGCGTTTTCAAGACAGACCGACTCTCCCATCGCAAATCCCCACAAAGTCGGAATCCTCAAAAATGTTAATGAATCATAAATGCCCCCAACAATTTTGGTTTGGGGGCTGTCCATAGCatcgggggaggaggtggggccttACTTTTGCATGTATGTGTCAGCGTTGCAAGGGGTGTGTGCATCCTGAAAATCACCACCAAAGGTGGTACGTAATTCAtagccagccctgggtcactcAAAATCTTTCACTTTGGTGGTGaggatttttaaattttatttttactcGAACATCACTCCAATTTCCACATGAAAAGCTGGGTTTagaaccagaaaaaaaaactttttggtttgaaaatgtcaaaacaacatcaattttttttccagttgaaaaATTCATCCAAACTGATCTTTTCCATCCaaaagttttggtttcaatgAATGGACAGtcgtctgtttaaaaaaaaaaaggtcaaaatTCCTGACCGGATCATACTTGTGTGTTGTGGAAGGGTGTATTTTGTGTGGTGCAGGGTATGCTGAGTGTATTTTgtaaggggtggggagggcgtgTGGACCATTGCTCTGTTTTGAACCTAATGGGTGTGTGTAAACCAATGTAGTTAATCCGCCCTTTGAATGCACCACATGAgttaggccatacttacagggcGAGGGACTCtagcctgggaagcagtgatggTGCAAATGCTTTAGTGTCACGGTGGAGAATCAGCTGAACATTTGCTCCCAGtgcgacactgtggccaaaagggttaaTGTGAGCTTTGGAGGCATGATCGGGAACCTCGCGGAGGAGCAGAGAGCTTATTTAATCTCTGTATTGGTCACTGGTGGACTCCTGTGTCCAcatctggtgcccacaattcgaGAAGGaggctgataaattggagagggttgagAGATGAGCGTGAGAGTGATTAAAGAACCGGGGAAAATGCCTCACAGTGATAGGAGTGAGGAGCTCATCTATCGGGCTTAACAAAGAGACGGTCCGGGGGTGACAAAGAGACGGTCCGGGGGTACTATAGGTACCTATGTGGGGAGCAGAAATGTTATAATTCTCTAGCCAAGAAGGTCTAACAAGATCCGATGGCTGGAAGCTGgaaaaattcagactagaaataaggttttaacagtgagagtaaatGAACTGTTGAAACAACTTAGCAGGGTCACGGTGGATTTGCCAGCAATGGcagttttttaaatcaatattggataTGTCGCTCTGTTGAAATAGCAATTAATTCAGAGGAGTCCTCTGGCCAAGGTGATACAGGTGATCCGACGAggtgatcacaacggtcccttctggcttcaTACTATATATGCTATATAGGTTCagggaggataggtccctcagtggctgttagccaggctgggcagggatggggtctctggcctctgtttgccagaagctgggaatgggcgacaggggatggatcacttgatgattccctgttctgttcattccctctgggacacctggcattggccactggcgggagacaggacactgggctagatggacctttggtctgacccagtagggccgttcttatgttctctgagTTCTCCTTAAGGCACCCGTGCTAAGACACAGACTCTCCTGTTCCCTTCCAGCCCCCGCTGCCTCCCAGGTCGGCGACGCCCCCTAGCGCCGGAGATGTGAGTTCCCCATGGCCCGGCTTTGCCGCGCCATCTCCCCAGGCCGGGAGGAGCTGGAAGGAGAATTTCCACTACCGGGACCGGTGCCTGTCCCTCTCCGTGCTGCAGCGGGTGGAGGCGTCGCTGGCGGAGCTGGGCTGGGCGGTCTGCCAGGAGGCAGCGCTGCAGCGGGGGGATCCGGGCTGGGCGGCCCCACGGCAGCTGAGGAAGTGGCCgaggagggagtgaggggaggcTGAGAATAAAGAGCAGGATATTAAGCGGATGGCCCTGGAGCGTCGGTCTTGCTGGGAAGGGGCGattggagcagggagggggaatgaGGGAAAGGGATGGgggccaggggacagggagggtgccCTGGAATGGGTGGGAGCAGAGATTTGTGGGGATACTTTGGATACTTTGGctgtggtgggggctgggtgggaggaagcaggtggcagagtggggagggcagcTGATTTTGAGGGGGGGCGGAGATGAGGGGGTGCTCCAGAAAGGATAGGGGTTGAGTTTGGGCAGCAGGGGACACCTGGAAGTAGGGAGGaatggggcagtggggatgggcaggggatctgtgtggggtgggggcaggggagcagggggtaTGCATTGGGGAGCAGGGAtctcagaggggtggggaggggagccgagACCCCCTGGCCCCCCAGGCTGAGTGCAGTGTGacagcccctggccagccctgaGGTCACAATGGCCCCGGGGctgtgcagcccccacccccaggcacggggcgcagggcagggcaggacaggcagggaggggaCCCCGCCATGGGGAGCACGGTCTCTTTGAGGAGGTCGTGGGAGGAGCGAGCGCTTGCATCAGGGCTGCTGAGCTCCTGGTGGAGGGGCCGGGGGACGGTGAGTAAGATGGTGGGGCCCAAGCCCCCCCACTGGGTCTGTCTGCCCCGCTGTAACCCAGCGCTCCCCTTCTCTTCCAGCCCAGAGAGGTGCTGCTCAGCTCCCCGGACACTCTGCACCGCCACCTGGAGACCTCGCTCTGGGGGGCAGCCTCGGATCGGAGAGGCTGGCGCCGCAAGCCCAGACCCCTGCCTCCCCCGTCCTTCTCGCTGTGGGTGGCCGGAGACGGAGGCCCGTGGGAGGAGAATTACCGCTACCACCGGCTGGCAGGCAGCCTGGTGTCCTCCGCAGAGCCCATGGAGGAGTTCCGGCCGCTCATCCCCCGGGAGGCGCCGAGGGGCCAGGCCCAGGGGCCCCGCTGCCACTCCGGGACCTGGCCTATGGCCGGATGCTGGGTGAGGGGCACTTCATGCTCCATCTCCCACCATAGCGCCTCGGGCACTGGCCAGATGAAGAAAAGAGATGGAGGAGGATGAGCCATCTCGGTGGTATCTCCGGGAGAGCCGGGTTCTTTTGGGCCACTGGCATTTGTGGGGAACAATcagttttgggtcaaacaaaatctTTGAGTCACAGCCTTTTTTTTTAGTGTTCCCGGGTTTCTGATGAAAACAGCAAAGACTTTTTGAAGAAACTTTCAGAGAAAGTTTTCCATTAGTCCCCCGTTTCCCTTTCCAGTTTTGACCAGGGGAAAAGTTAGGGCAGAAAACTTGTAAGGCATCCCTGCCCTCTGGGAGGTGTAACTTTCCATGGGGCTGCGGGATGGCTTTCTTCAGGACTCCCCCTGTGGCCACTGAGCAGAGCCAGCTAGCACCAACTGCTCCCATCACTTTATTTTAAGCTGCACAACAACACTAACTGGGGGACCTTGCTAGGAAATTGCAGAAGCCTTCAGTCCGTGCCCTGTTCGGGCCTTCTGCAAATGGCAATTCAGCTTCATGGGTCAGCCATCTTTCAACTCACAATCTAGGTCTTCCCTCTAGCACTGGGGCGAAAGCCCAATATATGGTGCTTTCAAAGGGGTTTAACTTAATTCCTCTAAATTGCTTTGACAATTAATAGGGGTCTGAATCAAGACcccatggaaatcagtggaaagatgcacgttgacttcagtaggctttggatcaagaCAGGCCTAAACAGTAGTAGGCTATTACCCTTTGCGGGCCTCCAGGTTCTCATAGCAGGCCGGCTCACTTGGGGGTATATCACACTCTTGGTGTATACAGAACACACAAACTTTCAGAGATTCAAAGGCTAGAAAGGAGCGGGGTGATCATGTGGTCtgaacctcctgcatagcacaggatTCCCTAAGTCCATGCTTGCTTCGAGGTCGGTGGCAGCAATTGGACTTGAACAGATGGCTTAGAAAAACAGCCAGGCTTGATTTCCAGATTTCCAGCGATGGcgcatccaccacagcccttggcaAGTTGCACCAGTGGTTCATTCCCCCCTACTTGCATTAGGAAAGATCAAAATACAAACATGTTGAGGTTGTCAACATGACGGCTTTCAACGGAGCCTAGTTTGTCAATCCATAAAACATGTTGAGATTTCAATGTTTTCATCATTTCAATCTGGGATACAAAATCCCCCAAATTCTCACGGGATGGGAAAATTCTTCCTTCCCAGGCCCACTCAGGAGATGTGGTTTCTGGTGTGACGGGTTGGGCCCCTTGGCAAGTCACCTGAGGTGCTGATATcactgagtctacctgttctgccagcctgggcccccttgaacctgtcttgctgagccaggctctgcaACCTCCTCTAacccacacacaggcagggccaccgccagctgcagatcagctctgggcAGACTCAGCTTTggggacttgctccagcactgAGCTGTCCCCCTCCCTTGGCGTGCAGACCCAAAGATGTATTGTATTCGCCTCTGCCCTCGATGTGGGCGAGGGTATGCACAATTCCCGCCCCCCCTTTAGAAATCACCTAAACCGGGTTGTATTTTAATCCAGAAATAAATGTATGAACTAGAACAggtgtattttaagtagttaaggaggtagcagacagaacaaggctgaactaagaaaataaaacagagcccacaaactaagcttaatacactaaagaaactggttccATGTaagttctcaccctaaatgtggttCTAATAATCTTCACAGGCCAGACGCCCTTCCAGcctgggcccaggttccccccgcccccagttcagtcttagtTGTTTCCAGCTGTCATCTCGGGTGGGTGAGGGGAGAACTGACAGCCAGGATTCTCTCACTCCCCACCCTTACATAGGATTTGCCTAAGGCGGGAGCCCTTTGGTTCCTAGTTTGAGCCCCcttcccttacagtggaaagttacaggAAGTCCCAGGCAATGACAAGAGCACCTGACtctgtagagcaggggtccccaacgcagtgcccgcgggtgccatggcgcccgcgtgggcatctaaatgcgcccgcgtcctggcccccgggagagcacccgccgaaatgctgccgaatttcagcggggacacctctcgatgacgacgcttgtcgccaacaagtgacgtcattgagaggcgtccccgccgtggtccttcgtctggcacccgccagacaaaaaggttggggaccactgctgtagggCCCTCGTAGCCATTCTTCCCAGGCCGACCCACATGgtcacaggaagactaagctctgTTACAGTCCATTGTCCTCGCAGTCGggttttccattgttgtacctgaagtggtAGCAGGGGCCGTCACCCAAAGAAGCACAGTTGAAATACagctacatagtcaatattcctaacttcagatacaggaatgagaCAGGCACACAAACAGGAtattcacattcagtaaatcagaacctttctGATGATCTCAcgtgagccatcttgcataaagtgtctctcagttatgtcatattcatatcctaagcatattttcataaagaatatggaatgagACATCACAGCTGGTTCCTAGTTCTGCCACTACCCTGCTGTGTGCCCTTGGTAAAGTCATGTCCCTTCTCTCCACCCTCCCGCCCACTGTCTATTTAGGCGGTGCCTAGCTGTCTTTGTGCATGCAGCCCCCGGCACAGTGGgcttctgatctcagttactgtGTCTCTAATCATCCACAAGGAGCAGATTTTGGTCACCCACTGCTGACCTGTAGTGGGATTCAAACCCACACCTCAGAGGATAGCTTGTTCAGTGGCAGGGAGCTAGCTATTAGAGTAATGGAGGCCAGGTAACTACCTTAGTAAAATAGATTTGGGGAActgaaaaaatgaagaaaaaaatccagtgggggaaatttaaatatttcatttcaatgttgaccttttttttctttttgggtaACCTTTTCACGTGTCTAATTAGTTTGAATTTCAAAATGAAGTCGTTTGAAACAAACCCAAGTCCAGTTTTCCAGTGATGACAGTGTTGAAACCAAAAGTTTCAATGGCTTCAAAACTTTTATTTCAAAAAATTTGTTGAGGAGTGATTCACCCAAATGGATCCACCTTtgcaaattgttttggttttgatgaatcaccattttgtaaaaaaaaaaagtttttttattgACCAAGTCCTGATTCACTCTGGATTTTAAGGTGGGATAAGACCATTACGGTCATCTGGGCTGATGTCCTGCATGACATTAGCTCCTGCATCCGTTTCTATGGTTCATGATCTTCCTCCCATCGGCAGCCCACCCTGGAGTAACTCCTAGGAGAGGAGTTCCCCGAGGGTGCTGCCTCCGTAAATAACATGCAATTAAGGAGGAAGCTCTTGGGCAAGGCTTTATCTTGAAGCAGCATCCATCAGACACGCACCAACTCCTTGTCCACTTGTTTTACTCAGTGAAAGACTCCTCGGGCCAACTGCCTGCATGGAAACCATGAATATCTCTGCTTTGCATTGGGATGTAGGCTGGCGGGAGATAGACCTTGCTGCTACTGGAGAAGGTCTCGACTAGACCACGCTGCCTGGGAATCTAGCAATAGCGAGTGCCATGGCGTCTGCTGGGCCATGGGTCTCATGACACACTGATGCCATTGCAAAGGTACGTTCACACACGTGACTGACATGACTGCACAGATGTGATTCACGTACGAGGGAGTAGGATAGCAGCAGTGTGGGTGTTACCCACCCACAGCACAGACTCACCAACACACTAATCCACCAAAAATacagcccttcccccccccctgccctgccgtcACAGTGGCTACACATTCACACACTAATCTCACCTCTCAGGTAAGTCAACATTTCTGTTGTGCCAGCGTGAGAAAGCTTCATTCCAGATGGTTTATATCATCCAAATGGTGTTGTCCTTGAATGCCTCAGGCAGTTAGCGCAGTTCACGtccaaaccccgttgccaactctgtccacatatctattcaagggacactatcataggacctaaccacatccgCCATGCcctcaggggctcgttcacctgcacatctaccaatgtgccagcaatgcccctctgccatgtacattggccaaaccggacagtctacatgaataaatggacacaaatcagacgtcaagaattgtaacattcaaaaaccagtcggagaacacgtcaacctccctggtcactcaattacagacttaaaagtggccattcttcaacaacaaaaaacttcaaaaaaagagaaattgcagaactggaattaatttgcaaactggacatcatcaaattaggcctgaataaggactgggactagctgggtcactacaaaaacgaatttccccctgctgatactcaccccttcttgtcaacggtttgaaatgggccactctgtttacattggcctcattaccactacaaaagtgatttttcctcctgttgagaacagcccacttccactttaatcGTATTGGCtccttagcactgaccccccccacacacacacttggtaaggcaactcccatcttttcatgtactgtgtgtcTCTGTCTTTCTATTGTATTTTCTATTCCAAgcatcccatgaagtgggttttagcccacaaaagcttatgcccaaataaatgtgttagtctctaaggtgccacaaggacttcttgtttttgcggatgcagactaacatggctgcccctctgaaacctgtttccATTCTAATGTAGAACCAcagagaggtttttttgtttggttggttggttttgtatTGCTTTTTGATTTCTGTGCTTTTTTGTTGGGTGCCTGGTTTCATTTAttattccatttttaattttttcattttcttttttgtgtgttttgatttcaatttttattttgtttcggCTTTGTTTTCTTGTGTTCAGTTTGGTTGGTCAGTTTAACAACAtggtcagattttttaaaattaaaaaaagaagaaattattgggttttttttgacgCCCAAAATTTCATCTTTGAAAACTACTCAGTTTTCAAATGGAGAAAAATGTCAAATA encodes:
- the LOC120381088 gene encoding uncharacterized protein LOC120381088 isoform X1, encoding MEMGSGASLEPISAPGGACSRCEAGERRGLFGCCGPSGCAVSDSTEKGGWTHTGLARESWALPPLPPRSATPPSAGDPREVLLSSPDTLHRHLETSLWGAASDRRGWRRKPRPLPPPSFSLWVAGDGGPWEENYRYHRLAGSLVSSAEPMEEFRPLIPREAPRGQAQGPRCHSGTWPMAGCWVRGTSCSISHHSASGTGQMKKRDGGG
- the LOC120381088 gene encoding uncharacterized protein LOC120381088 isoform X2, whose translation is MEMGSGASLEPISAPGGACSRCEAGERRGLFGCCGPSGCAPPLPPRSATPPSAGDPREVLLSSPDTLHRHLETSLWGAASDRRGWRRKPRPLPPPSFSLWVAGDGGPWEENYRYHRLAGSLVSSAEPMEEFRPLIPREAPRGQAQGPRCHSGTWPMAGCWVRGTSCSISHHSASGTGQMKKRDGGG
- the LOC120381088 gene encoding uncharacterized protein LOC120381088 isoform X3, translating into MEMGSGASLEPISAPGGACSRCEAGERRGLFGCCGPSGCAPREVLLSSPDTLHRHLETSLWGAASDRRGWRRKPRPLPPPSFSLWVAGDGGPWEENYRYHRLAGSLVSSAEPMEEFRPLIPREAPRGQAQGPRCHSGTWPMAGCWVRGTSCSISHHSASGTGQMKKRDGGG
- the LOC120381088 gene encoding uncharacterized protein LOC120381088 isoform X4, encoding MGSTVSLRRSWEERALASGLLSSWWRGRGTPREVLLSSPDTLHRHLETSLWGAASDRRGWRRKPRPLPPPSFSLWVAGDGGPWEENYRYHRLAGSLVSSAEPMEEFRPLIPREAPRGQAQGPRCHSGTWPMAGCWVRGTSCSISHHSASGTGQMKKRDGGG